A region of Chelonia mydas isolate rCheMyd1 chromosome 7, rCheMyd1.pri.v2, whole genome shotgun sequence DNA encodes the following proteins:
- the KLF15 gene encoding Krueppel-like factor 15, whose product MVDHLLPADEYFSSTRSPVGYFGDMMAGGRSYQMLPSPVSEDDSDSSSFCSCSSPDSQVLSSSYGSTSSAESQDSILDYLLSQASLGNTPASWWDKRRLQPVVKEEYFRLPEFTVDMEDSGPFQPTLEEIEEFLEENMELDLKEGPKSETKDLRACSQVSVASVQQKDHMVPSINLKESKSEQSSSSTEGSDVSNGALSLEGGIPVMLQIQPVQIKQESNTSPSSQGPAQENIKIAQLLVNIQGQTFALVPQIVQSSNLNLSSKFVRIAPVPIAAKPIGPGGMIQGQTGIIVGQKFQKNPAAELIKMHKCSFPGCTKMYTKSSHLKAHLRRHTGEKPFACTWPGCGWRFSRSDELSRHRRSHSGVKPYQCPVCEKKFARSDHLSKHVKVHRFPRSNRSVRSVN is encoded by the exons ATGGTGGATCACTTGCTTCCGGCTGATGAATATTTTTCATCCACAAGGTCCCCTGTTGGATACTTTGGGGACATGATGGCCGGTGGGAGGTCATATCAGATGCTGCCCTCACCGGTGTCAGAAGATGACAGCGATTCTTCAAGCTTTTGCTCTTGTTCCAGCCCCGATTCCCAGGTTCTCAGCTCTAGCTATGGAAGCACATCTAGCGCTGAAAGTCAAGATAGCATTTTAGACTATTTACTGTCCCAGGCTTCCTTGGGGAACACCCCTGCCTCTTGGTGGGACAAAAGGAGACTTCAACCAGTAGTGAAAGAGGAGTATTTCAGATTGCCTGAGTTCACAGTGGATATGGAAGATTCTGGACCATTTCAGCCCACACTTGAGGAGATTGAGGAGTTTCTGGAAGAAAACATGGAGTTGGATCTCAAGGAAGGGCCTAAAAGTGAGACCAAGGACTTGAGAGCTTGCAGCCAAGTTTCCGTTGCTTCAGTCCAGCAAAAAGACCATATGGTACCTagcattaatttaaaagaaagtaAAAGCGAACAATCAAGTAGCTCAACAGAAGGTAGTGATGTTTCAAATGGAGCACTATCCCTGGAGGGAGGGATACCTGTCATGCTCCAAATTCAGCCTGTACAGATCAAACAAGAGTCAAATACAAGCCCTAGTTCACAAGGACCAGCACAAGAGAATATTAAAATTGCACAGCTCCTAGTCAACATTCAAGGACAGACATTTGCACTTGTGCCGCAGATTGTTCAGTCATCCAATTTGAACTTGTCTTCTAAATTTGTCCGCATAGCTCCAGTCCCTATTGCTGCAAAGCCTATTGGGCCAGGAGGCATGATCCAGGGTCAAACGGGGATCATCGTGGGCCAGAAATTTCAAAAGAACCCTGCGGCAGAACTCATTAAAATGCACAAATGTTCTTTCCCTGGCTGTACCAAGATGTACACTAAAAGCAGCCATTTGAAAGCGCACCTGAGGAGACACACAGGAGAAAAACCTTTTGCATGCACGTGGCCCGGATGTGGATGGAG GTTCTCCAGATCAGATGAGCTCTCCCGGCACAGACGCTCCCACTCTGGAGTGAAACCTTACCAGTGTCCTGTCTGCGAGAAGAAATTTGCTCGAAGTGACCACTTATCCAAACACGTCAAGGTGCACCGGTTCCCTAGAAGCAACCGCTCTGTGCGCTCCGTGAACTGA